A single window of Ignavibacteriota bacterium DNA harbors:
- a CDS encoding tetratricopeptide repeat protein: MRRDTDDSFRSRGDAMTRTFPFALLLPAVLLLAQGCAPLAELEDENTHLRARIDTLEVLRESCSARLATLTQRITTLEQERILLEDRNKSLSERLAAASSLPTVTVTPALPVEAVQVQAQQAQTQVAVQNPVPASEKPALEKPALIVSKKGNRKSAAKNAAKAAEKEPAPAAASQATVIEVSPVPAAEPAAPDANAPAIGIATPPADAAGQAALPPVQAEPTRATGAPEAEDVSYRQAAVPSKDPAEESFLTRYQNALSQFHKRKYESALAGFSSLLAADVSNDMVDNAMYWRGECLSALGRHAEAAREYAGVIAARGSDKREAALMMRAGANMKLGRTDLARQDYRRLIELYPNGEYRAQAQQKLRALGRR; encoded by the coding sequence ATGAGACGAGACACGGACGATTCATTCAGATCACGAGGTGATGCCATGACACGGACGTTCCCGTTCGCCCTGCTGCTTCCCGCCGTTCTGCTTCTCGCGCAGGGCTGCGCGCCGCTTGCGGAACTCGAAGACGAGAACACGCACTTGCGCGCGCGCATCGACACACTGGAAGTGCTGCGCGAAAGCTGCAGCGCGCGGCTTGCCACTTTGACGCAGCGCATCACCACGCTCGAGCAGGAGCGCATACTGCTCGAGGATCGGAACAAATCGCTGAGCGAACGGCTGGCCGCGGCCTCGAGTCTGCCCACCGTCACCGTCACTCCCGCGCTTCCCGTCGAAGCGGTGCAGGTGCAGGCGCAGCAGGCCCAGACACAGGTGGCCGTGCAGAATCCGGTGCCCGCCTCTGAAAAACCCGCGCTGGAAAAGCCCGCGCTGATCGTGTCGAAAAAGGGTAACAGGAAGTCTGCCGCAAAAAATGCGGCAAAGGCCGCCGAGAAGGAACCCGCACCTGCAGCGGCCTCGCAGGCGACAGTCATCGAAGTGTCGCCGGTTCCCGCGGCTGAGCCCGCGGCCCCGGACGCGAACGCGCCCGCGATAGGCATCGCGACACCACCTGCGGATGCCGCGGGACAGGCCGCGCTTCCTCCGGTGCAAGCCGAGCCGACCCGTGCGACGGGTGCTCCCGAAGCCGAGGATGTCTCGTACAGGCAGGCAGCCGTTCCCTCGAAGGATCCCGCGGAGGAATCGTTCCTCACCCGCTATCAGAACGCGCTGTCGCAATTCCACAAGCGCAAGTACGAGTCCGCACTCGCGGGTTTCAGCTCGCTGCTCGCGGCCGATGTGTCGAACGACATGGTCGACAACGCGATGTACTGGCGCGGCGAATGTCTGAGCGCGCTGGGACGGCACGCAGAGGCCGCCCGTGAATATGCCGGCGTGATTGCCGCGCGCGGATCCGACAAACGCGAGGCGGCGCTGATGATGCGCGCCGGAGCAAACATGAAACTCGGCCGCACCGATCTGGCGCGGCAGGATTACCGCCGGCTCATCGAACTGTATCCCAACGGCGAATACCGCGCCCAGGCCCAGCAGAAACTCCGCGCTCTCGGCCGGCGCTGA